Proteins encoded together in one Formosa sp. Hel3_A1_48 window:
- a CDS encoding N(4)-(beta-N-acetylglucosaminyl)-L-asparaginase — MKRRKFIKNASLSGLGITIGGSLKGCVETSSEEANINKSKAQLPLVVATWNVQSATAKAWEVLTKGGSALDAVEHGCRLEEANENGQTVGKGGLPDRDGNVTLDACIMNAEGNTGSVVYMQNITHAVSVSRKVMEDTPHVMLAGKGAEKFALTKGFKKENLLTDASKKAWKKWAKTSQYKPIINIENHDTIGMLAIDQQGDISGACTTSGLAYKMNGRVGDSPIIGAGLFVDNEIGGAVATGLGEEIVKTVGSFLIVELMRHGKTPQQACEEAIKRIVQKPNSDYKNFQVGYIAVNKQGEIGAYSIHQWFSLTAFQNGRNQTIQSDYFNKNS, encoded by the coding sequence ATGAAACGAAGAAAGTTTATAAAAAACGCATCACTATCAGGCTTAGGCATCACAATAGGTGGCTCATTAAAAGGTTGCGTCGAAACTTCTTCGGAGGAAGCAAATATAAACAAATCAAAAGCTCAACTCCCCTTGGTTGTTGCAACTTGGAATGTACAATCTGCCACAGCCAAAGCTTGGGAAGTGCTAACCAAAGGGGGCAGTGCTTTAGATGCAGTGGAACATGGCTGCCGATTGGAAGAAGCAAACGAAAACGGACAGACTGTAGGCAAAGGCGGACTTCCGGACAGAGATGGCAATGTGACCCTTGATGCCTGTATTATGAATGCTGAGGGAAATACGGGGTCTGTTGTTTATATGCAAAACATTACCCATGCAGTTTCAGTTTCACGAAAAGTCATGGAAGATACGCCGCATGTTATGCTTGCCGGTAAAGGTGCTGAGAAATTTGCACTCACAAAAGGATTTAAAAAAGAAAATCTACTGACCGACGCTTCAAAAAAAGCATGGAAAAAGTGGGCAAAAACAAGCCAATATAAGCCGATCATCAATATTGAAAATCACGACACCATTGGCATGTTAGCAATAGACCAGCAAGGAGATATTTCTGGTGCTTGTACAACAAGTGGTTTAGCCTACAAAATGAACGGTCGTGTTGGAGACTCCCCAATAATAGGTGCAGGCTTATTCGTTGATAATGAAATTGGTGGAGCTGTAGCAACTGGTCTTGGAGAAGAAATCGTAAAAACTGTAGGTAGTTTTTTAATCGTAGAACTTATGCGCCATGGGAAAACTCCACAGCAAGCCTGTGAAGAAGCCATAAAACGAATTGTACAAAAACCAAATAGCGATTATAAAAATTTTCAAGTAGGCTATATAGCCGTAAATAAGCAGGGTGAAATAGGGGCTTATTCTATTCATCAATGGTTCAGTTTAACCGCTTTTCAAAATGGCAGAAATCAAACCATTCAATCCGATTATTTCAATAAAAACTCCTAG
- a CDS encoding MFS transporter has protein sequence MSAKNNQSALTTLVTVFFFWGFIAASNGVFIPFCKTYFNIDQFQSQLVDFAFYGAYYLGALFLFVMSSSIKKDVLNNWGYKTGIVYGLLISALGALLMYPFIDGAEQGDTPVFYLVLVALFIVGLGFSLQQTAANPFVISLGSVDKGSQRLNLAGGVNSFGTTIGPIVIALIIFGSTPLSGDELNQMIANNEIKLTTVQFLYLGVGLLFLAAAALFYFSKKLPNTKSEEEFEPAKKAKNTLIVLTILIALCFGLIFNTYTSSGVHTDSVENTRLLLLVIALAAVIGCVLFANVKAKKNPEGWGAMKYPQLVLGMLAIFTYVGVEVTIQSNLGELLKSVADKVNQLNPLGLKVMNDAEIAPFISLYWGGLMIGRWVGAISVFNPSKGLKKWLLILVPYVAFGVILLVNFGKYSGTEILLFSLCVAVQIGGFFLAKDNPIATLKFFSILGIIGMIIGVFASGQIALFALLSGGLFCSIMWPCLFTLSITGLGKYTAQGSSFLIMMILGGAIIPPLQGKLADIFSIQSSYWVAVLCFVYLLFYTYKTKAALQKQGLSSQD, from the coding sequence ATGAGTGCAAAAAATAACCAATCCGCATTAACAACTTTAGTAACTGTATTTTTCTTCTGGGGATTTATTGCCGCATCAAACGGCGTCTTCATCCCCTTCTGTAAAACTTATTTCAACATCGACCAATTTCAATCTCAATTAGTCGATTTTGCATTTTATGGTGCCTATTACTTGGGCGCACTTTTTCTTTTTGTAATGTCGAGTAGTATTAAAAAAGACGTTTTAAATAACTGGGGGTACAAAACAGGAATTGTCTACGGGCTATTAATTTCAGCATTAGGTGCCTTGCTGATGTACCCTTTTATAGATGGTGCTGAACAAGGAGATACACCAGTATTTTACCTTGTGCTTGTGGCGCTATTTATCGTTGGTTTAGGATTTTCGTTGCAGCAAACTGCTGCAAATCCATTTGTAATTTCTTTGGGCAGTGTTGACAAAGGGTCGCAACGCCTTAATTTAGCAGGAGGCGTCAATTCATTCGGAACTACAATTGGGCCTATAGTCATTGCGTTAATTATTTTTGGATCGACCCCACTCTCAGGAGATGAGCTCAATCAAATGATCGCCAATAATGAAATAAAATTGACCACGGTTCAGTTTTTATATCTAGGTGTAGGTCTATTATTCTTGGCTGCGGCTGCACTTTTTTACTTCTCTAAAAAATTGCCAAATACAAAATCAGAGGAAGAATTTGAGCCTGCAAAAAAAGCAAAAAACACACTTATTGTCTTGACAATCCTTATTGCTTTATGCTTTGGTTTGATTTTCAATACCTATACTTCTTCGGGTGTACACACAGATTCTGTTGAAAACACAAGATTATTACTGCTAGTAATTGCACTTGCAGCAGTTATTGGCTGTGTATTGTTTGCCAATGTGAAAGCTAAAAAAAATCCAGAGGGCTGGGGAGCTATGAAATACCCTCAGCTTGTATTGGGGATGCTGGCTATATTTACTTATGTTGGTGTAGAGGTTACTATTCAGAGTAACTTGGGCGAACTCCTTAAGTCTGTTGCAGATAAAGTAAACCAATTGAATCCTCTAGGGCTAAAAGTTATGAATGATGCTGAAATTGCACCCTTTATCTCGCTCTATTGGGGTGGTTTAATGATTGGCCGTTGGGTTGGAGCTATTTCCGTATTTAACCCCAGTAAAGGGCTGAAAAAATGGTTGCTGATTCTTGTCCCTTATGTTGCTTTTGGCGTTATCCTTCTAGTCAACTTTGGTAAGTATTCTGGTACAGAAATTTTATTATTTAGCTTATGTGTTGCTGTTCAAATTGGTGGTTTTTTCTTAGCTAAAGACAATCCGATTGCCACTCTCAAATTTTTCAGTATCCTAGGAATTATCGGAATGATAATTGGCGTTTTTGCTTCGGGACAAATAGCACTTTTCGCCCTACTGTCTGGTGGATTATTTTGCTCTATAATGTGGCCTTGCCTCTTTACTCTAAGTATTACGGGCTTAGGCAAATATACAGCTCAAGGCTCGTCCTTTTTGATTATGATGATTTTAGGCGGGGCTATTATCCCTCCACTTCAAGGAAAACTAGCTGATATTTTCAGCATACAATCCTCTTATTGGGTTGCTGTTTTATGTTTTGTATACTTATTGTTTTACACCTACAAAACAAAAGCAGCACTTCAAAAACAAGGGCTAAGTTCTCAAGATTAA
- a CDS encoding metallophosphoesterase, with protein sequence MVRILIFVGIVLTLDFYALQSIRSVSKNTWLTVLYVLCSLFVLGNIIYQAMSLNRSSGVNHGFYTAFALFVLFYVPKFILIAAMFGEDVFRLFEGIYNTAFSKSNTGDAFFKARRAFIGKLALGVAAIPFLSILYGITKGKYNYKVLKYTLFYDDLPQEFDGYKVTQISDIHSGSFDEKAKIEYAVDLINEQASDVIMFTGDLVNSKTSEMLPWKSVFSKLSAKDGVFSVLGNHDYGDYLRWPSEEAKIKNFQDMLTLQKDMGFQLLLNESKFIEKDGARLAVIGVENWGKGFKQKGDLKKATSQISKDDFKILLSHDPSHWQYEVIDDKLHYQLTLSGHTHGMQFGIEIPGVFKWSPIKWRYKYWAGLYQNAGQFLNVNRGFGFLAFPGRVGIWPEITVITLKKGEKPLNNL encoded by the coding sequence ATGGTTCGAATTTTAATTTTTGTAGGGATAGTTCTGACACTTGATTTTTATGCTCTTCAGAGTATTCGAAGTGTTTCAAAAAACACATGGCTTACTGTACTGTATGTGCTCTGTTCTTTATTCGTTTTAGGAAATATTATTTATCAGGCCATGAGTTTAAACCGCTCTTCTGGCGTAAACCACGGCTTCTATACTGCCTTCGCACTTTTTGTCTTGTTCTATGTGCCAAAATTTATATTAATAGCAGCTATGTTTGGCGAAGATGTATTTCGTCTTTTTGAAGGAATTTACAACACTGCTTTCTCAAAATCAAATACAGGTGATGCTTTTTTTAAGGCTAGAAGAGCATTTATTGGCAAGTTGGCTTTGGGTGTCGCAGCCATTCCATTTTTATCTATTTTATATGGCATTACAAAAGGAAAATACAACTATAAGGTCCTGAAATACACACTGTTTTATGACGATCTCCCACAAGAATTTGACGGCTACAAAGTCACGCAAATTAGCGATATACACAGTGGCAGCTTCGATGAGAAAGCCAAGATAGAATACGCAGTTGATTTAATTAACGAGCAAGCTTCGGATGTTATCATGTTTACTGGCGATTTGGTGAATAGTAAAACTTCTGAAATGCTGCCCTGGAAATCTGTATTTTCTAAACTAAGCGCTAAAGATGGAGTTTTTTCTGTATTGGGGAATCACGACTATGGCGACTACTTGCGTTGGCCTTCAGAAGAGGCCAAAATAAAAAATTTTCAAGATATGCTGACGCTTCAAAAAGATATGGGGTTTCAACTGCTTTTGAATGAATCTAAGTTCATTGAAAAAGATGGAGCACGTCTTGCTGTTATAGGCGTAGAGAATTGGGGGAAAGGATTTAAACAAAAAGGAGATTTAAAAAAGGCAACATCTCAGATATCTAAAGACGATTTTAAAATATTATTGAGCCACGACCCTTCTCATTGGCAATATGAAGTAATTGATGACAAGCTACATTACCAGCTTACACTTAGTGGGCATACGCATGGTATGCAATTTGGGATAGAAATACCTGGAGTGTTTAAGTGGAGCCCTATCAAATGGCGCTATAAATACTGGGCTGGGCTTTACCAGAATGCCGGTCAATTCCTTAATGTTAATCGCGGTTTTGGATTTTTGGCATTCCCTGGGCGAGTGGGTATTTGGCCAGAAATTACAGTTATTACATTAAAAAAGGGGGAAAAGCCGTTAAACAACCTGTAA
- a CDS encoding thioredoxin family protein: MSKFGELIDVEVPVLFDFFTEWDEASNAMHDVLRDVAAALGDKAKVIKIDVDKNQALSEALRIKGLPTLIIYKSGDMKWRQSGELDANTIIGLMQNHM; the protein is encoded by the coding sequence ATGTCCAAATTTGGAGAGTTAATAGACGTTGAGGTTCCTGTTCTTTTTGATTTTTTCACTGAATGGGATGAGGCATCTAATGCCATGCACGACGTGCTTCGAGATGTGGCTGCAGCTCTTGGAGATAAGGCTAAAGTCATCAAAATTGACGTTGATAAAAATCAAGCACTATCAGAAGCCTTGAGGATCAAAGGACTACCAACTCTGATAATTTATAAGTCTGGAGATATGAAATGGAGGCAAAGTGGAGAACTCGATGCCAACACTATCATTGGCCTTATGCAAAACCATATGTAG
- a CDS encoding glycosyltransferase family 117 protein — MANSNFKQWNLILGWVAFAVAFLTYALTVEPTVGFWDTGEYILTSSKLEVGHPPGAPLFQMLGAFFSIFASQPSQIGYVLNMMSAAASAFTILFMFWSIVLLLQKIIGQAKEFNTNKDIGILGAAFVGSLSFAFTDSFWFNAVETEVYAMATLIMAVMFYLGLRWEKEMHSPKGNRWLILISFIVGLSFGVHFMGLLTIPAIGLLYFFKNYKTITPKNFIVANVTVVAILLFVFKLLAPNILRYFSVLEIFFVNNIGLPFNSGSIIAFIILTLSIYFGLNYSKRKGYIVFNTGLLCVTFIIIGFTTWLMLPIRANANVPVNENNPSNARELLAYYNLEQYPKTHLFYGPQFTDQYAGLDENQPYTDDKPKYEKDEKSGRYVIVNDYENAIQNYNSDHGSLLPRMWSGEHAENYMIYSGPLEFSIKSEYKMQNEFRSLVANFRLSVAKGEIDYEGYHDFLRTYGRYLDIEKPSLIDNIYYLLDYQIGYMYWRYFMWNFSGRQDDIQGKMDMHGNWISGINFIDEYLLGITQDNLPSDVLNNKARNTYYLLPLLLGLIGLFFVFSKDKKVFWTMLVFFLFTGIAIQVYTNVRPFEPRERDYSLVGSFYVFALWIGIGVFALFDKVQIHIKSKLLAPVISLFCLVAVPGILLSQNWDDHDRSNRKTAHAMAVNYLESCAPNAIIFTIGDNDTFPLWYAQEIEGIRTDVRVVCTSLLSADWYIDQMKRKAYNSEPVPSKLTHDKYKWGTRDYIIKEVVTKDTLDIVQFLDFISSDDDRTKYGYVLEQQGYQTNGQRKQDLNANYAPTEFVRIPVNKQAVLENGVVAAKDAEKIVDYIDIKIKDQAIYKNRMIMLDIIAQNNWERPIYFSGGAFGDEDYIWMKDYLQLDGFAYKLVPIKTALDKNNLYDMGRIDSEKMYELVKDWEWGNSGNPDVYHDVETRRNSLTFRGHMARLIEKLINEEKLEKAEEIADLAMQKMPVDIFGYYVYLEPFIGAYYETEADDKARALYKEVVVKYQESLNYFSGVSDENKEKHIQSIYFDIERYKSLVDTISIYEDEAFVKTEMEIFNGFLRLFTGEEEGQERPEE, encoded by the coding sequence ATGGCAAATTCTAATTTCAAACAATGGAACCTAATTCTAGGGTGGGTTGCATTTGCCGTTGCATTTTTGACCTATGCCCTCACCGTTGAACCAACTGTCGGTTTTTGGGATACCGGAGAGTATATTTTAACTTCTTCAAAGCTTGAAGTCGGCCACCCCCCCGGGGCACCATTATTCCAAATGCTCGGTGCATTTTTTTCTATTTTTGCATCACAACCATCTCAAATTGGTTATGTGCTTAACATGATGAGTGCTGCCGCAAGTGCATTCACCATTTTGTTTATGTTTTGGTCTATTGTTTTGTTGTTGCAAAAAATTATAGGCCAAGCTAAAGAATTTAACACAAATAAGGATATTGGTATTCTAGGGGCTGCTTTTGTTGGGAGCTTGTCTTTCGCTTTTACAGATTCTTTCTGGTTTAATGCCGTAGAAACTGAGGTATATGCCATGGCAACCCTCATAATGGCCGTAATGTTTTATTTGGGGCTTCGCTGGGAAAAAGAGATGCATTCTCCAAAAGGAAACCGCTGGCTTATATTAATCTCATTTATCGTTGGGCTTTCTTTTGGGGTGCATTTTATGGGGCTTCTTACGATTCCAGCCATTGGTCTTTTGTACTTTTTTAAGAATTATAAAACGATTACACCAAAGAATTTTATCGTTGCCAACGTAACAGTGGTCGCCATTTTGTTGTTTGTATTTAAGCTTCTGGCACCAAATATTTTGAGATACTTCAGTGTGCTGGAAATTTTCTTTGTGAACAACATTGGATTACCATTTAATTCGGGGTCTATTATTGCGTTTATCATTTTGACTCTTAGTATTTATTTTGGGCTGAATTACAGCAAGAGAAAAGGATATATTGTATTCAACACAGGATTGTTGTGTGTGACATTTATCATTATTGGATTTACCACCTGGCTAATGCTACCCATTCGTGCAAATGCCAATGTACCTGTTAATGAAAACAACCCTTCAAATGCGCGCGAGTTGTTGGCTTATTACAATTTGGAACAATACCCAAAAACACATTTGTTTTATGGACCACAATTTACAGATCAATACGCTGGTTTAGATGAAAACCAACCATATACTGATGACAAGCCTAAATATGAAAAAGATGAAAAGTCGGGGCGTTATGTTATCGTTAATGATTATGAAAACGCCATTCAAAATTATAATAGCGATCATGGCTCATTGTTGCCGCGCATGTGGAGCGGTGAGCATGCAGAAAATTACATGATATACTCTGGCCCTTTAGAATTTTCTATAAAGTCAGAATACAAAATGCAAAACGAATTTAGAAGCTTAGTTGCTAATTTTAGATTATCTGTTGCAAAAGGAGAAATAGACTATGAAGGTTATCATGATTTTTTAAGAACCTATGGGCGTTATTTAGACATCGAAAAACCGTCTTTAATTGATAATATTTATTACCTCTTAGATTACCAGATTGGATATATGTATTGGCGTTATTTTATGTGGAATTTTTCTGGGCGCCAAGACGACATTCAAGGAAAAATGGATATGCATGGCAATTGGATTAGTGGAATCAACTTTATTGATGAATACCTCTTGGGCATTACCCAAGACAATCTTCCTAGCGATGTTCTTAACAACAAAGCTAGAAACACCTATTATTTGCTCCCTTTATTATTGGGATTAATAGGCTTGTTTTTTGTGTTTAGCAAAGATAAAAAGGTGTTTTGGACAATGTTGGTGTTCTTTCTTTTCACAGGAATTGCTATACAAGTTTATACCAATGTTCGTCCTTTTGAGCCGCGCGAACGAGACTATTCATTGGTTGGGTCATTTTATGTTTTCGCGCTTTGGATAGGTATTGGGGTTTTTGCGCTTTTTGATAAGGTACAAATACACATTAAATCAAAACTTCTTGCTCCAGTGATAAGTCTATTTTGTCTTGTGGCTGTTCCAGGTATTTTGTTGAGCCAGAATTGGGACGATCACGACCGCTCTAATAGAAAAACAGCACACGCGATGGCTGTAAATTACCTTGAATCATGCGCGCCCAATGCTATTATTTTTACAATTGGTGACAACGACACTTTCCCGCTTTGGTATGCACAAGAAATTGAAGGAATTCGAACAGATGTTAGGGTAGTTTGTACAAGTCTTTTGAGTGCTGATTGGTACATCGACCAAATGAAGCGAAAAGCATATAATAGCGAACCTGTTCCTTCCAAACTCACTCACGACAAATATAAATGGGGTACCCGGGACTACATCATAAAAGAAGTTGTGACCAAAGACACTCTTGATATTGTTCAATTTTTAGATTTTATTTCAAGTGACGACGATCGAACCAAATACGGATATGTTTTGGAACAGCAAGGCTACCAAACGAACGGACAACGCAAGCAAGATTTAAATGCAAATTACGCCCCAACCGAATTTGTGCGAATTCCCGTTAATAAACAAGCCGTACTTGAAAATGGAGTTGTTGCAGCCAAAGATGCAGAGAAAATTGTAGATTACATTGATATCAAAATTAAGGATCAGGCGATTTACAAAAACCGCATGATAATGCTGGATATTATTGCTCAGAACAATTGGGAACGCCCCATATACTTTAGTGGAGGTGCCTTTGGTGATGAAGATTATATTTGGATGAAAGATTATCTGCAGTTAGATGGGTTTGCATACAAACTTGTTCCTATAAAAACAGCGCTTGACAAAAACAATCTCTATGATATGGGCCGAATCGATTCTGAGAAAATGTATGAATTGGTTAAAGATTGGGAATGGGGCAACAGCGGAAATCCAGACGTTTACCACGATGTTGAAACCCGTAGAAATAGTTTGACATTTAGAGGGCATATGGCGCGGTTGATAGAAAAACTAATCAACGAAGAGAAACTCGAAAAAGCAGAAGAAATCGCAGATTTGGCAATGCAAAAAATGCCTGTAGATATATTTGGATATTACGTTTACTTAGAACCTTTTATTGGCGCATATTACGAAACTGAAGCAGACGACAAAGCACGAGCGCTTTACAAAGAAGTTGTGGTAAAATATCAAGAAAGCTTAAATTATTTCAGTGGAGTTTCAGATGAAAATAAAGAAAAACACATCCAAAGCATATACTTTGATATTGAACGATATAAGAGCTTAGTTGACACCATAAGCATTTATGAAGACGAGGCATTTGTCAAAACAGAAATGGAAATATTTAATGGGTTTTTACGCTTGTTTACTGGCGAAGAGGAAGGCCAAGAAAGGCCTGAAGAATAA
- a CDS encoding winged helix-turn-helix domain-containing protein, producing the protein MFEPLDKLLTNPIRLMVMSVLVKVSSCDFNYLKKITESTQGNLSVQLKKLAESGYISIAKSFENNYPKTKCNVTKKGILAFENHFKNLKKYQNIDL; encoded by the coding sequence ATGTTTGAACCACTTGATAAACTATTGACAAATCCCATTCGTTTGATGGTGATGTCTGTTCTCGTGAAAGTAAGTAGTTGTGATTTTAATTATTTAAAAAAAATCACAGAAAGCACTCAAGGCAATTTAAGTGTTCAGCTGAAAAAACTAGCGGAAAGCGGATACATTTCTATAGCCAAAAGTTTCGAAAACAATTACCCAAAAACAAAGTGTAACGTGACAAAAAAAGGAATTTTAGCCTTTGAAAATCATTTCAAAAACTTAAAGAAATACCAAAATATTGACCTGTGA
- the rimP gene encoding ribosome assembly cofactor RimP, whose translation MFRDSVKELLEEGLENRPDLFLIDFEILDGNKIRIVIDGDKGVLVQDCMYISRAIEHNLDREEQDFSLEVSSAGATTPLVHQRQYQKNIGRTLKLKTIENEKFEAVLTAADTNEIVLEWKAREPKPIGKGKVTVQKTATIPYQNIDKAQIKLVF comes from the coding sequence ATGTTTAGAGATAGCGTAAAAGAATTATTGGAGGAAGGGCTTGAAAACAGACCTGATTTGTTTCTCATTGATTTCGAAATTCTTGATGGAAACAAGATCCGTATTGTTATTGATGGCGACAAGGGTGTTTTAGTACAAGACTGTATGTATATAAGTCGTGCAATTGAACATAATCTTGATCGTGAGGAACAAGATTTTTCATTAGAGGTGTCCTCTGCAGGTGCGACAACTCCTTTAGTACATCAGCGTCAATATCAAAAAAATATTGGCCGTACGCTTAAACTCAAAACAATTGAAAATGAAAAGTTTGAAGCAGTTTTGACCGCTGCTGACACAAATGAAATTGTTTTGGAATGGAAGGCTAGAGAACCAAAGCCTATTGGAAAAGGAAAGGTTACTGTTCAAAAAACAGCCACCATTCCTTATCAAAACATTGACAAAGCACAAATAAAATTAGTATTTTAA
- the nusA gene encoding transcription termination factor NusA, whose amino-acid sequence MENLALIDSFSEFKDDKLIDRVTLMAILEDVFRNALKKKFGDDDNFDIIINPDKGDLEIWRNRIVVADGEVENENQEISLSEAQKIEPDFEVGEDVSEEVKLFDLGRRSILALRQNLISKIQEHDNTNIYKQFKDLEGEIYTAEVHHIRHRAVILLDDEGNELILPKDKQIPSDFFRKGENVRGIIESVELKGNKPNIVLSRTAPAFLEKLFEQEIPEVFDGLISIKNVVRIPGEKAKVAVDSYDDRIDPVGACVGMKGSRIHGIVRELGNENIDVINYTNNLQLFITRALSPARVTSIKLDEETKRAEVILKPEEVSKAIGRGGHNIRLAGRLTGYEIDVFREGVEEDVELSEFSDEIESWIIEEFAKAGLDTAKSVLEQDVKDLVKRTDLEEETIDDVMRILKEEFED is encoded by the coding sequence ATGGAAAATTTAGCATTAATCGATTCGTTTTCGGAGTTTAAGGATGACAAACTCATAGACCGTGTGACCCTTATGGCCATTCTTGAGGATGTATTTAGGAATGCCTTAAAAAAGAAATTTGGTGATGACGATAACTTCGACATTATTATCAACCCAGATAAGGGTGATTTAGAAATTTGGCGCAACAGAATTGTTGTAGCTGACGGCGAGGTTGAAAACGAAAACCAAGAAATTTCTTTATCTGAAGCTCAAAAAATTGAACCAGATTTTGAAGTAGGTGAAGATGTTTCAGAAGAAGTAAAGCTATTTGATTTGGGAAGACGATCTATTTTGGCGCTTCGTCAAAATCTAATTTCTAAGATTCAAGAACATGATAACACCAATATTTACAAGCAATTTAAAGACCTTGAAGGAGAAATTTACACTGCTGAAGTGCACCATATCCGTCACCGTGCAGTTATTCTCTTGGATGATGAGGGGAACGAACTTATTTTACCAAAAGATAAGCAAATCCCATCTGATTTCTTTAGAAAAGGAGAGAATGTTCGTGGTATTATTGAAAGTGTAGAGTTGAAAGGCAATAAACCTAATATCGTATTGTCCAGAACAGCGCCAGCATTTTTGGAAAAATTATTTGAGCAGGAAATCCCAGAAGTATTCGACGGATTGATTTCTATTAAAAATGTTGTCAGAATACCAGGTGAAAAAGCTAAGGTTGCTGTCGACTCCTACGATGACAGAATTGACCCAGTTGGGGCATGTGTTGGGATGAAAGGTTCGCGTATCCATGGGATTGTTCGTGAGCTGGGTAATGAAAACATCGATGTTATCAATTACACCAACAATTTACAATTGTTTATCACAAGAGCTTTAAGCCCAGCGCGTGTTACTTCGATCAAGTTAGACGAAGAAACTAAAAGAGCCGAAGTTATACTTAAGCCTGAAGAAGTTAGTAAGGCCATTGGCCGTGGAGGACACAATATTCGTCTTGCAGGACGTCTTACGGGCTACGAAATTGATGTTTTCAGAGAAGGAGTTGAAGAGGATGTAGAACTTTCTGAATTCTCTGACGAAATCGAATCTTGGATTATCGAAGAGTTTGCGAAAGCCGGTTTGGATACTGCTAAAAGCGTATTAGAACAAGACGTCAAAGACTTGGTAAAACGAACTGATTTGGAAGAAGAAACTATTGATGACGTAATGCGAATTTTAAAAGAAGAATTCGAAGATTAA